The Thermogemmatispora onikobensis genome includes the window TGCTCCTCTCACTCTTAAATGTGGGCAGAAGGCCCAGTCCATAGTGGCCTCCTCTCTCAGCAGTAAGCGGCGCCCACCAGGGTCATGAAGATCACTGAGTGGGCGCCGCTTACAAGCTTCAAACGTGACAGCTTGGTTGTCTGGACGAACCGGATGCATTACACCTTCGGTGTAAAGCTCTGCAGAGCCTGGGTTGCCGTCTGGGTGTCAACCAGGGAAGAGAAAGAAGGGATCTTCTTGGCAATACCAGTTTGCAGAGCGAAAGCAGCGGTGACATTGTAGGCTTGTTGGTCAACCACAGGAGAAGAAGGGTAGGAAGTACGTAGATCCTGCATGACCGCGGTAGCGGCCTGGTCGCTGATATGGGTGTATTTCTGCAAGATCTTGGCGGCCTGGTCGGGATACTTTTGAATGAAGGCCAGAGCCATCGCGATGGCGCGCACCAAGGCTTTGAAGGTGTTGGGCTTAGCGCTGATGAGACTGGCCTTGGCATAGAAGACCGAGTTGAGATGGCCCGTCAGCTGAGGGACATCGCCGCGCAGGGGGCTGATCAGCATGCGGCCCACTTTCTGAAGCTGGACGGCCTCGCCGGTGGGCTTGAAGAAGCTGAGGGCATCGACGCGGCCCGCCTTGAGAGCGGCGATGGCGGAAGAGACGTTGTTGCCGACCGAGACAAGGGTTGCGTCCTTACTGGCATTGAGACCGAAGAGGTAGAAGAGATAGCTGACAAAGGCGCCAGTCTGGCCGGTGGTAGAGACGACACCGATCTTTTTGCCGACGAGAGCTTTGACCTTGGCCTCCAGGGGGCTGGTCTCGGAAAGGCCAGTTTGCTGCAGGAACTTGTTGCTGACGATGATATCGTTAGGGAAAGCCACCTGGAGCTGACCGATGACCTGGACATTCGAGTCGATCTGTGAGACCAGGAAGGCTTCGGTAGCCAGACCGCCGATGGCGACGTCGATGGCGCCGGAATGGATGGCCTCGGCCATCTGGGGGCTGGTAGGCTCAGTCTGGAAGGGGGTAGGATAGACGGTGAGGCCCTGGGCCTGGAAGTAGCCTTTGTCGAGGGCGACGAAATCGGGCAGGAAGGAGCTGGAGAAGGCGTCAATGGCCACCTTCAGCTTCATATCATCCTGGCTCTTGGTGGTGGTGGTGGTGGTAGAGCTGGAGCCACATGCTGTCACACCCAGTAGAAACAGCGTGAGAAACAGCATGGACAGTGCA containing:
- a CDS encoding ABC transporter substrate-binding protein gives rise to the protein MKLKVAIDAFSSSFLPDFVALDKGYFQAQGLTVYPTPFQTEPTSPQMAEAIHSGAIDVAIGGLATEAFLVSQIDSNVQVIGQLQVAFPNDIIVSNKFLQQTGLSETSPLEAKVKALVGKKIGVVSTTGQTGAFVSYLFYLFGLNASKDATLVSVGNNVSSAIAALKAGRVDALSFFKPTGEAVQLQKVGRMLISPLRGDVPQLTGHLNSVFYAKASLISAKPNTFKALVRAIAMALAFIQKYPDQAAKILQKYTHISDQAATAVMQDLRTSYPSSPVVDQQAYNVTAAFALQTGIAKKIPSFSSLVDTQTATQALQSFTPKV